In the genome of Myroides phaeus, one region contains:
- a CDS encoding 3-ketoacyl-ACP reductase has protein sequence MKNLQGKKAIITGGGRGLGKATAIAFAQEGIDVAITGRNEKTLQATVKEIEALGVKATYAVFDVTDKAKVKSEIAAVIERLGGVDILVNNAGISEFGKFTDMPAERWEEILLTNVMGVYNVTREVLPHLIDKNEGDIFNVASTAGLNGNATTSAYSASKFAVIGLSESLMKEVRKNNIRVCTLTPSTIASDMSIELGLTDGNPDHILQPEDFAELIVATLRLPRRAMVKTASLWTTNPQ, from the coding sequence ATGAAGAATTTACAAGGAAAAAAAGCAATTATTACTGGAGGAGGAAGAGGACTAGGAAAAGCTACAGCAATAGCATTTGCACAAGAAGGAATTGACGTTGCAATTACAGGACGAAATGAAAAGACTCTTCAAGCAACTGTAAAAGAAATTGAAGCATTAGGAGTGAAAGCTACTTATGCCGTTTTTGATGTAACAGATAAAGCAAAAGTAAAAAGTGAAATCGCTGCAGTAATCGAAAGATTAGGTGGTGTAGATATTTTAGTAAACAATGCAGGTATCTCTGAGTTCGGTAAATTTACTGATATGCCAGCAGAACGTTGGGAAGAAATCTTATTAACAAATGTTATGGGAGTTTACAACGTTACAAGAGAAGTATTACCACATTTAATAGATAAAAACGAAGGAGATATCTTTAACGTAGCTTCTACAGCAGGGTTAAATGGAAATGCAACAACATCTGCATATTCAGCTTCTAAGTTTGCCGTTATCGGTTTATCTGAATCATTAATGAAAGAGGTTCGTAAAAACAATATTCGTGTATGTACATTGACACCAAGTACAATTGCATCAGATATGTCTATTGAATTAGGATTAACAGATGGTAATCCTGACCACATTTTACAACCAGAAGATTTTGCAGAATTAATTGTTGCAACATTGAGATTACCAAGAAGAGCCATGGTTAAAACAGCATCGCTGTGGACTACCAATCCTCAATAA
- a CDS encoding DUF3050 domain-containing protein, giving the protein MTIQEINAQIAEERNALLQHPLYGKIKTIPNLCAFMEGHVYAVWDFMSLLKALQQKLTCTTTPWFASEHPQTRYLINEIVLAEESDLAMDGSRLSHFEMYLDSMHAAKADTTAIEALITTLKKGMPITEAIDNTALDENIKEFLHFTFDVIERGQTHEIAAAFTFGREDLIPAMFTEILRGFQANFPETDLTKLVYYFERHIELDGDEHGPMAMQMIVELCGTDTQKWEDVVRVSKQALVKRYKLWNAIENAIQLQ; this is encoded by the coding sequence ATGACTATTCAAGAAATTAACGCACAGATTGCTGAGGAAAGAAATGCTCTTCTTCAACATCCATTATATGGTAAAATTAAAACTATTCCGAACTTATGTGCTTTCATGGAAGGACACGTATATGCAGTTTGGGATTTTATGTCATTATTAAAAGCACTTCAACAAAAGTTGACTTGCACAACAACGCCTTGGTTTGCTTCAGAGCATCCACAAACGCGTTATCTAATTAATGAAATTGTACTTGCTGAAGAATCTGACTTAGCAATGGACGGAAGTCGTTTAAGTCATTTTGAAATGTATTTAGATTCAATGCACGCAGCTAAAGCTGATACAACAGCTATTGAAGCATTGATTACTACTCTTAAAAAAGGTATGCCAATCACAGAGGCAATTGACAATACAGCACTTGACGAAAATATTAAAGAATTCTTACACTTTACATTTGATGTAATTGAAAGAGGGCAAACACACGAAATTGCAGCTGCTTTTACATTCGGGAGAGAAGATTTAATTCCTGCGATGTTCACTGAAATCTTACGTGGTTTCCAAGCGAACTTCCCAGAAACAGACTTAACAAAACTTGTTTATTACTTTGAAAGACACATTGAACTTGATGGTGATGAGCACGGACCAATGGCAATGCAAATGATTGTAGAACTTTGTGGTACAGACACTCAGAAATGGGAAGATGTAGTTAGAGTATCTAAACAAGCATTAGTAAAACGTTACAAATTATGGAATGCGATTGAAAATGCTATCCAATTGCAATAA
- a CDS encoding Dps family protein — protein sequence MKTNIGITPEARQSITDILSQLLADEFVLFTKTRNAHYNVEGIDFHAMHLFFETQYDELEERIDAVAERIRHLGHYAPSSLKDYLRLTHLTEERDNEGNDSASWIKDLTKDHEAIIIFIRENIETIEELNDAGTADFLIGLMEEHEKAAWMLRAHIK from the coding sequence ATGAAAACAAATATTGGAATTACACCGGAAGCTCGTCAATCAATTACAGACATTTTATCACAATTATTAGCTGACGAGTTTGTACTATTTACAAAAACAAGAAATGCACATTACAACGTTGAAGGCATCGACTTTCACGCGATGCATTTATTCTTTGAAACACAATATGACGAATTAGAAGAAAGAATTGATGCTGTAGCAGAAAGAATTCGCCATTTAGGTCATTACGCACCTTCTTCATTAAAAGACTACCTTAGATTGACTCATTTAACTGAAGAAAGAGACAATGAAGGAAATGATAGTGCTTCTTGGATAAAAGACTTAACGAAAGACCACGAGGCCATTATTATCTTTATCAGAGAGAATATTGAAACAATTGAAGAACTTAATGATGCTGGAACAGCTGACTTCTTAATTGGATTAATGGAAGAACACGAAAAAGCAGCGTGGATGTTACGTGCCCATATAAAATAA
- the mtgA gene encoding monofunctional biosynthetic peptidoglycan transglycosylase, with protein MLRRLTRFIFKILLLFFGLSIFSVIFFRFVPIPFTPLMFIRVYEQVKDDKEIKLEHKWVSIDKISVNLQKAVIASEDGHFLKHNGFDFKAIEKAMKNNEKGKRIKGGSTISQQTAKNVFLWPGRSYIRKGFEAYFTVLIELLWSKERILEVYLNSIEMGNGVYGAQAAAKHWYKKDANKLTPTEAAGIAVILPNPRKYKATNSGPYITKRKQIITRYVNGFGPLNLKKVEKSTKK; from the coding sequence ATGCTACGAAGACTTACAAGATTCATTTTCAAAATATTACTTCTTTTTTTCGGACTTAGTATTTTTTCAGTAATCTTTTTCAGGTTTGTTCCAATTCCATTTACTCCATTAATGTTTATTAGAGTATATGAACAAGTGAAAGATGACAAAGAAATTAAACTTGAACACAAATGGGTTTCAATTGACAAAATAAGCGTCAACCTCCAAAAAGCAGTAATTGCAAGTGAAGATGGTCATTTCTTAAAACACAATGGTTTTGATTTTAAAGCCATTGAAAAAGCAATGAAAAATAACGAGAAAGGCAAACGTATTAAAGGAGGTAGTACTATTTCTCAACAAACAGCTAAAAATGTTTTTCTATGGCCAGGGAGGAGTTATATCAGAAAAGGCTTTGAAGCATATTTTACAGTTTTAATCGAGCTTTTATGGTCTAAAGAACGTATCTTAGAGGTATACCTCAATAGCATAGAAATGGGAAATGGAGTTTATGGTGCACAAGCAGCAGCTAAACACTGGTATAAAAAAGATGCAAACAAATTGACACCTACTGAAGCCGCAGGAATTGCTGTTATTTTACCGAACCCACGAAAATACAAGGCAACAAATTCAGGGCCATATATCACTAAACGAAAACAAATTATAACAAGATATGTCAATGGATTTGGCCCACTCAATTTAAAAAAAGTAGAGAAAAGCACTAAAAAATAG
- a CDS encoding DUF1684 domain-containing protein — MKKFIAMAMLALVGVACSNNEQSEEARAEQFQKNLNKEFSDAKSSPLPKDALKKFKSLDYFPISEDFVIEGALVRTPDEQPFEMPTTTHRKPVYVKYGEINFSLNNKNFKLDVFQDVALREKKEYAKHLFLPFTDLTSGVTSYGGGRYIDLQIPEGDKIIINFNLAYNPYCVYNPKFSCPIPPEQNFIEADINAGVKDYKYE, encoded by the coding sequence ATGAAAAAATTCATCGCTATGGCAATGTTAGCCTTAGTTGGAGTAGCTTGCTCAAACAATGAACAATCAGAAGAAGCACGTGCTGAACAATTTCAAAAAAACTTAAATAAGGAATTTAGTGATGCTAAGTCATCTCCACTTCCTAAAGATGCACTTAAAAAGTTTAAATCGTTAGACTACTTCCCTATCTCTGAAGACTTCGTCATTGAAGGAGCATTAGTAAGAACTCCTGATGAACAACCTTTTGAAATGCCAACTACAACGCACAGAAAACCTGTTTATGTAAAATATGGGGAGATAAACTTTTCATTAAACAATAAAAATTTCAAGCTTGATGTTTTTCAAGATGTAGCATTACGTGAAAAGAAAGAATATGCTAAACACTTATTTCTTCCTTTTACAGACTTAACTTCTGGAGTTACATCTTACGGAGGCGGAAGATATATAGATTTACAAATACCTGAAGGGGACAAAATTATCATCAACTTTAATTTAGCATATAACCCATATTGTGTTTATAATCCTAAATTTTCTTGTCCTATTCCACCAGAACAGAACTTCATTGAAGCAGATATTAATGCGGGAGTAAAAGATTACAAATACGAATAA